One Fusarium musae strain F31 chromosome 6, whole genome shotgun sequence DNA segment encodes these proteins:
- a CDS encoding hypothetical protein (EggNog:ENOG41), with protein MKFSFLKALLPLLTLVVGCYAQCPKQVTTYSPILSPGPSDVLFTSCASGADGPRVNPINSTTFDWWYFDAVSDDGEHALTVIFFTSSFVGFSFDLLNAIDPLNVYVFYNNGGDGFSFPIASTSVTIKLDGDGATGDWTGSGAKFEGAPDLSTYKVTFKKTLLNPSVEGTFTLKSRGPGHYVCGPLEAGQNMKVLPNVGWVNVMPAADADVDVNINGQNIKFTGNGYHDKNWGDAPFLASLNGWYWGHATFGDYNIVFFDMLDKNNVEKVGGYVLKDGKVVGNTCTTGLRVRPVGTPYPPTLGSTNPTQMTLNMTLDDGTELDALLTVKKTQIDIELYSRWIGSIDGTVGDYAASGSALWEQFKVAS; from the exons ATGAAGTTCTCTTTTTTGAAGGCACTATTGCCACTTCTGACCTTGGTCGTAGGCTGCTACGCCCAATGCCCTAAGCAAGTCACTACCTATTCTCCCATTCTCTCCCCCGGCCCCAGCGACGTGCTGTTCACCTCTTGCGCATCTGGTGCCGATGGTCCTCGTGTCAACCCCATCAACTCGACTACTTTCGACTGGTGGTACTTTGACGCCGTCTCTGATGATGGCGAACACGCTCTGACCGTCATTTTCTTCACCTCTTCCTTTGTCGGATTTAGCTTCGACTTGTTGAATGCAATCGACCCACTGAACGTCTATGTCTTTTACAACAATGGCGGCGACGGCTTTTCGTTTCCCATTGCTTCTACCTCCGTCACGATCAAActtgatggcgatggagcTACGGGTGATTGGACCGGATCCGGTGCCAAGTTCGAAGGAGCGCCAGATCTGAGTACCTACAAGGTCACCTTCAAGAAGACATTGTTGAACCCATCCGTAGAGGGCACCTTTACATTGAAGTCT CGCGGCCCTGGTCACTATGTGTGCGGTCCCCTTGAAGCTGGCCAGAACATGAAGGTTCTCCCCAACGTCGGCTGGGTCAATGTCATGCCTGCCGCCGACGCCGATGTTGACGTGAACATCAATGGGCAAAACATTAAGTTTACCGGTAATGGTTATCACGATAAG AATTGGGGTGACGCTCCCTTCCTGGCCTCGCTGAACGGTTGGTACTGGGGCCATGCTACCTTTGGCGACTACAACAttgtcttcttcgacatGCTCGATAAGAACAACGTGGAGAAGGTCGGCGGCTACGTTTTGAAGGACGGAAAGGTTGTAGGAAATACATGCACCACTGGCCTTCGAGTCCGACCTGTCGGAACGCCATATCCACCAACTCTGGGCTCGACCAATCCGACTCAGATGACGCTGAATATGACTCTGGACGACGGGACCGAGTTGGATGCTCTTCTCACTGTGAAGAAGACCCAGATCGACATTGAACTCTACAGCAGGTGGATTGGCTCTATTGACGGAACTGTTGGTGATTATGCAGCCTCGGGCTCTGCCTTGTGGGAGCAGTTCAAGGTTGCTTCATAA